A portion of the Nitrospirota bacterium genome contains these proteins:
- a CDS encoding NAD(P)-dependent oxidoreductase produces MTFGEEVSFMKAGFIGIGHLGRAMAGRLRDEGVELVLWNRTRRKALDLGVPVAESPAEVFASADLAFMNLFDSDAVRSVLTGENGFAGCPEKKGKVVVDTTTNHFRDVLDFHRILREQGAFYVESPVAGSVVPASRGTLTVMASGEEAAFERARPYLELIGKNVFYLREAGRATRMKLINNLVLGVLMGGIAEAASLAEEAGIPKEEALDILAAGAGNSAVMNAKKDKLLKEDFSCHFSGALMYKDLHYLQDLAREVGMPLFTGSAVKEVFALGFPQGLGGEDFSAVYRALRGLKREG; encoded by the coding sequence ATCACATTTGGCGAGGAGGTGTCGTTCATGAAAGCGGGATTCATCGGGATTGGCCATCTGGGGCGGGCCATGGCCGGGCGTCTCCGGGACGAAGGGGTGGAGCTTGTGCTCTGGAACAGGACCCGGCGGAAGGCCCTGGACCTGGGCGTGCCCGTGGCCGAATCACCCGCCGAGGTCTTCGCAAGCGCCGACCTTGCCTTCATGAACCTCTTTGACAGCGACGCGGTGCGCTCCGTCCTCACCGGGGAGAACGGCTTTGCGGGCTGTCCGGAGAAGAAAGGGAAAGTCGTCGTGGACACCACGACGAACCACTTCCGGGACGTGCTGGATTTCCACCGCATCCTGAGAGAGCAGGGGGCCTTCTACGTGGAAAGCCCGGTGGCCGGGAGCGTGGTGCCCGCCAGCCGGGGCACCCTCACGGTGATGGCAAGCGGCGAGGAGGCCGCCTTCGAGCGCGCCCGGCCGTACCTCGAGCTCATCGGGAAGAACGTCTTCTACCTGAGGGAAGCCGGCAGGGCGACCCGGATGAAGCTCATCAACAACCTGGTCCTGGGTGTTCTGATGGGGGGCATCGCCGAGGCGGCGTCCCTGGCTGAGGAGGCCGGCATCCCGAAGGAGGAGGCACTGGACATTCTGGCCGCGGGGGCGGGGAACTCCGCCGTCATGAACGCCAAGAAGGACAAGCTCCTCAAGGAGGACTTCTCCTGCCATTTCTCCGGAGCCCTCATGTACAAGGACCTCCATTATCTCCAGGACCTCGCCCGGGAGGTGGGGATGCCCCTGTTTACGGGCAGCGCGGTCAAGGAGGTCTTCGCCCTGGGCTTCCCCCAGGGGCTGGGCGGAGAGGACTTCTCGGCCGTCTACCGGGCCCTGCGGGGCCTGAAGCGCGAGGGGTGA
- the ilvC gene encoding ketol-acid reductoisomerase produces MVKVYYDKDAKLSVLKQKTVAVLGYGSQGHAHAGNLKDSGMKVVVGARKGPSWEKARKAGFTVKTPAEAARAADVVMMLLPDEYMADIYREEVAPHMKDGVSLAFAHGFNIHYGQIVPPAGANVFMVAPKGPGHLVRSEYTKGSGVPCLIAVHQDPSGKTRDVALAYAAAIGGGKAGIIETTFREETETDLFGEQAVLCGGVTALIQAGFETLVEAGYAPEMAYFECLHEVKLIVDLIYEGGISNMRYSVSNTAQYGDLTRGPRVITAETREEMKKILDEVQSGAFAREWILECKAGKPVFNALTRRGQEHRIEEVGGKLRAMMPWLKKGKLVDRKKA; encoded by the coding sequence ATGGTCAAGGTTTACTATGACAAGGACGCGAAGCTCTCCGTTTTGAAGCAAAAGACCGTGGCCGTCCTGGGTTACGGCAGCCAGGGGCACGCCCATGCGGGCAACCTCAAGGACAGCGGCATGAAGGTCGTGGTGGGGGCGCGGAAGGGCCCGAGCTGGGAGAAGGCAAGGAAGGCGGGCTTCACCGTCAAAACACCCGCCGAGGCGGCCCGGGCGGCCGACGTCGTCATGATGCTTCTGCCCGACGAGTACATGGCCGACATCTACCGTGAGGAGGTGGCCCCCCACATGAAGGACGGCGTCTCCCTGGCCTTCGCCCACGGCTTCAACATCCATTACGGCCAGATCGTCCCGCCCGCCGGGGCCAACGTCTTCATGGTCGCCCCCAAGGGCCCCGGCCATCTCGTCCGGAGCGAATACACAAAGGGCAGCGGCGTACCCTGCCTGATAGCCGTGCACCAGGACCCCTCGGGCAAGACGAGGGACGTGGCCCTGGCCTACGCGGCTGCCATCGGCGGAGGCAAGGCGGGCATCATCGAAACCACTTTCCGCGAGGAGACCGAAACGGACCTCTTCGGGGAGCAGGCCGTCCTCTGCGGCGGCGTGACCGCCCTTATCCAGGCGGGTTTCGAGACCCTGGTGGAAGCCGGCTACGCGCCGGAGATGGCCTATTTCGAGTGCCTCCACGAGGTCAAGCTCATCGTGGACCTCATCTACGAAGGAGGCATCTCCAACATGCGCTACTCCGTCAGCAACACCGCCCAGTACGGCGACCTCACCCGCGGCCCCCGGGTCATCACCGCCGAGACCAGGGAGGAGATGAAGAAAATCCTCGACGAGGTCCAGTCCGGCGCCTTCGCCCGGGAGTGGATACTGGAGTGCAAGGCGGGCAAGCCCGTCTTCAACGCCCTGACGCGCCGGGGCCAGGAGCACCGCATCGAGGAGGTGGGCGGCAAGCTCCGCGCCATGATGCCCTGGCTCAAGAAAGGCAAGCTCGTTGACAGGAAGAAGGCCTGA